AGATGAAAATTCAAAACATTAGTAAGAATTTGTAACAATAAGAGGACCTAAAAATAATTCTGGAGGCTTTAAAAACTTAACCAAACTATAAATATATCTATAGAATATCATCTGTCAATATCAGCATAAATGAGTGTCTGTCAGCACAGGATCTAGGTACTTTGGCAATGTTTAGTTAGGATACATGACATGATATGCAtgaggtgcagtggcacacacctgtaatctcataatttgggaggctgaggcaggattgcaagtttgaagctagtctcagcaattcagcaagaccttgtttcagaatagttttaaaatggactggggatgaagataaagtgcccctgggttcaattcccagtaccacataaaaaaatgtaaaatatacaaggtcaagattaattttttttcttcttttttctttttggtggcactggggatggaacccagggctttgtgcatgataggcaaacactaccattgagctacacccccagctccaaGATTCTTTGTATATGATGATGCTATTTGTTCTACCAATTTACCTGAGTTTATACTATCTTAAAAGCCGTTGATCGATAAATGGtagataaatcaataaatattttaagctcttgattttaaaatgcttaaaaaatataactttggCTACCTTGCTAAATACAGATTTTATCCCTTACCACCACATTCCATCCCCTggcatttttcattatatatatgcaatatgtttttaatacatatattatattatgcataaatattaacatatattatatatatttgtgtgtgtgtgtgtgtgtgtgtgtgtgtagttcaaGCATTTGGTTTTTATCagtccaagtgatttttattgtagACAGAAAACCATACTTTAAGAAACACAAAGAGAAGCATGGATAGGCCAACTTCCATTCTTTCTATTCACGAATTTATGAGAATGCTACAGAACTTTATCTTCGGAagaatttcttcttaaaaaacaaaaacaaaaccaaaaaaccaaaacactgaCACATCCCGTTTTCTCTTTTATCTCAGGGCCAAAACCAAGATGAAATTTATAGTACTTGTCACTGTTGGGATAATTTTGCTGCTAGGAGTCCAAGCCATGCCTTCAAATCGCTTGTCTTGCTACAGAAAGATACTAAAAGATCGCAACTGTCACAACCTTCCAGAAGGAGTGGCTGACCTGACACAGATGGATGTAAATGTCCACGGCCATTTCTGGGATAGGAATGGATGTGAGATGATCTGTTACTGCAATTTCAGTGAATTGCTCTGTTGCCCAAGGTAAGgaatgaaatcataaaatgtaTTGTTGTGAAATGTATGCAgaacaaatctttttaaaagacatttcctttaaaatagttTTGCTGAAAGTAATTACCCATTTAAgtaaaatccttttaaaatccCAGCTGTTTTCTAGAATTATCACCATAATGTAATGAACTGAATGTTTTTGTTTAAGAAACAGAATTTGACAGAATTAATAAAACTAAGCAAAAACCAGAAAATTAATAACACTTTAATCGATTAAATTCTGAATTCCCCATTTAGTTTCTACTATAAAAAAATCTACTGGTAGCAGAAATGAACATCAAGGCTGTCATCTTAAACCAATTTGAAAGCCAGTAAAAGGTTTTAGATAAAAGATGCTAGTATACAGTACCAATTACTTAACTGGATAGAAAAGTAATGATGAGTAATGGTCAAAGAAAACCATTTCCATATATGGATTAACCAGAAATGAACTAAATATAAGTTCAAAAATTCTACTTTTTTGGAAAAAAGGTGTATTTTAAGTATAAACTAGTGGtagataaatcaataaatattttaagctcttatgctacagggatactgccacatcgatgttcataacagcacaattcacagtagctagactgtggaaccaacccagatgcccttcaataggtgaatggataaaaaaaaatgtggcatttatacaccatggaatattacgcagcactaaaaaatgacaaaatcatggaatttggcactagagcagattatgcttagtgaagctagccaatccctaaaaaacaaataccaaatgtcttctttgatataatgagagcaactatgaacagagtagggaggaagagcaggaagaaaagattaactttaaacagagacatgagatgggagggagagaaaagggaaattgcatggaaatgaagggagaccctcattgctatacaaaattatgtataagaggttgtgaggggaatgggaaaataaacaaggagagaaatgaattacagtagatggggtagagagagaagatgtgagggaaggggaggggggatagtaggggataggaaaggtagcagaatacaacaattactaatagggcattatgtaaaattgtggatgtgtaaccgacgtgattctgcaatctgcatttggggtaaaattgggagttcataacccagttcaatctaatgtatgaaatatgatatgtcaagagctttgtaatgttgtgaacaaccaataaaaaaagtcacataaaagagctatgtaatgttttgaacaactaataataaaaaaaaaatattttaagctcttgattttaaaatcatcttccTCTAATTATTGAGTCTTTCAAATATTATGATCTTTAGTATACTgaagttaacttttttttcaaattactttcaaCATGTGCTGTTATATTTCCATTCTTCTAACAAAGCCTAAGGTACAAAGGGCAGATATTACTATTTTACCAAAGAAAGATACAGAGACATGAAAGGACCAGCACTATCTCACATAATTAACTAATGTCAGACCTGAGACTATAACTTAGGTATTCAGATTTgtaccagatttttttcctcctctccccatcAAGCCAGTTGGTTTTCAGGTAAGGCTCCCTAAACAAGCTTCTGCATCCCCTGTGTTCCAGGGTTAAAAATGCACATATAGCCTAGTGTGGTAattcatgcttgtaatcccattgATTTGGGAGGCTTGAtgcaggagggttgtgagttcgaggccagtctcagtaatttaacaagacctatctcaaaataaaaaggactgggatgtaatTTAGTGGCAAAACACTTTtttgttcaatctccagtactgcctCCCCTCATATTATGTACACTTATTCCTGAATCCCAATCTACTGACTCCAAAAGTCTGGAGGTGCTCAGCAATTAGGTTTTAACAAATCATTCTCATGATTCTGATGTTTGATCAAGTTTGAGAATTAGTGTACTGAATGATTCCAAGAACTGACTTAATTTTTCTTGTACTGTGTAAATGAAATGCCATCTAATATTAAAATAGAGTGCtcgctggagttgtggctcagtggtagagcccttgcctcacatgtattaaggcactgggtttgattctaagtaccacatataaataaattaataataaaggtccatcaacaacataaaaaatattttaaaaaatacagtgcttgctttttgttactgtattacttgaaaaaaattactggaatgaacttgtatttatttatcatataattttGTGATTATTTGTGCTAATGGATATAGAGAGGAATGTGAACATACATAAGtaatttctctttgattttgGGATACTGCTTTCTCAGTAGCAACAGATTTACCTTGCTAAGTACATTTCTAATAAGCCATAATAACACATATATACAATTGTACCTTAttctatacatatttatacattgcTTTATGTGATCTTTCCAATAAAAAGTGTAGATTTttgacatttctcttttctctatcaAACCTAGAAATTTATTTAATGACTAAGAAAGTTTTAACATTGTTTCTTATCAGCAGATTCAAACTTCACAGCCCATCCCCTTATCAgacaaataaaactttatgtatGGTTATAAGGTTTTGAAATTATCTATTTGTTCCTTACTTTATAGATAAATGATAGCATGCCATCGGTGGCAAATAGGAGGAAAATAGAAGAATTAATTACCTTTTTTTGGTCCTTGTTAGTTCTGTGACATATCCTTCCATTCATCCCTTTGTACTTTATTCACCTGAAAACAATAGTCATATCTGAAATCCCAGGAATCACTATCAATGTTTAATTCATAAGACTAATAGAAATCTTCATTTTCagctaaatttaatttatattctattttctttcagagatatCTTCTTTGGACCAAAGATCTCTTTTGTAATCCCTTGCAACAATCACTGAAAATCTTCATGTATTCTGGAGAACACCATCCCTAATTTCCTATCAGTGTGCTGAATTTCTAGTTTCTATCCAGTGCAATAAAGCATAGAGTCTATAAAGTCTTATTTGCCTAGGTCAAGTGAACCTGTGTTGAGCAAGTAGTAATAAAAGTTAATTCAATTTAATGTTTCTCTGTAGACCTTGTTAATAATGGGTAAAATTTTTGTCTCTAGATTTTCCATTTATGAGATGTTCACTATACTCTAAAAGAATTTTGTCCCCCAGATGGATGTCAGAATCCCTACTCAAACATTGAGGATACTTTTAGTTGATGACAGTTTTTTgaccatatttgtttgtttatttaggtaccaggcattgaacccagggatgcttaaccattgagacacatccccagtccctgttattttattattttgatacagggtctcatttgcttagggcttcgctaaattgCGGAAGTtggtttgaacttgagatctccttctaagttactgggattacaggcatgcaccattgtgtcTATGTGTCTAGTTTCATGACTATgtatatttaatggaaaaaaatgttacaaattgAACTTATTGGAAGGGAAACTAGTAttctagaaagaaggaaaataggaactaataattaaatgtatattatatatgccactcactttaaatacattttaattttactatttaataAAAACACTGTGAGATATTTTTCTTAGCTCCATTTTCCAGATATTATCTCAAATTTAAGGGATTAAATCTTAAAATCAAGATATTAACCTTACAATCAAGGCAAAATATGAAGAATTCCAATTCTGAAGCTCATACACTACACCCTCTCACAGTTGGATCAAAACATAATACATATTCCTGAAGTATGGATTTTTCTTAGAATAACAAAACatacataaagaaagaaacagggtgaaaatttaagagtcatataaagtttaaaagttaAAACCTGTGACTTTAAATAAATTTCCTAATTGTTAGAGGATACGGCTTTGAACTATGCCCCCATATTTTGAGAGGTATTTGTTGACTTATAATGGTCATCTGGGGTAACATCAGAAAGCCTTTCATGTTGTAAAATTCTATTACATGCTATGTGCCAGCCACTATTAAGATTTTGGGATATCATAATGAATAAGATGGACTTGTCCTCTTGGAACTTGTGTTCTAACAAAGCTATAAAATcattataaacaaataattatttataaatgtgaaaCCTTTTCTAGAGAAGTATAGGGTACTGTACAAAGTATTGTAGGTAGGGGGAACAAA
This portion of the Urocitellus parryii isolate mUroPar1 chromosome 14, mUroPar1.hap1, whole genome shotgun sequence genome encodes:
- the Scrg1 gene encoding scrapie-responsive protein 1, translating into MKFIVLVTVGIILLLGVQAMPSNRLSCYRKILKDRNCHNLPEGVADLTQMDVNVHGHFWDRNGCEMICYCNFSELLCCPRDIFFGPKISFVIPCNNH